CAAGAACAGGAATGACGGTCTTACCGAACTCCGTGAGGGCATAGACTACTTTTATAGGTGGCTTTTCTCCGAAAATCGTTCTTGATACCAGACCGTCTTTTTCCAGTTGCCTGAGCTGGATGCTTAAAGTCATTTCCGTAACGGAAAAAAGCTCCTTCCGCAGTTCGCTGTACCTTTTCTCGCTATCTTTCAGATGATAAAGAATAACGGTTTTCCATTTCCCGCCTAACAGATCCATCGCAACACTTACGGAGCAGGGATATACTTTTTCACCGATTTTTACATGGCTGCCTGTGCATTCCTTTTTCATTTTTTATACCTATCCAATTGGATAGGTATTGCAAATGTACACGACTAAAAATAAATTTGCAACTCTAATTTTTATAGTATAAAACATGACATTAATTATTCTCGCACATCCGGACATCGAAAAATCACTGGCGAACAAAACCATTATTGAAAAATTAAAAGACAGCAGCTTAACTGTGGAAATCAGAAATATTTCACAATTGTATCCTGATTTCAAC
The sequence above is a segment of the Chryseobacterium sp. JJR-5R genome. Coding sequences within it:
- a CDS encoding helix-turn-helix domain-containing protein, coding for MKKECTGSHVKIGEKVYPCSVSVAMDLLGGKWKTVILYHLKDSEKRYSELRKELFSVTEMTLSIQLRQLEKDGLVSRTIFGEKPPIKVVYALTEFGKTVIPVLEAITKWGNQIVERKGEFVE